The genomic interval TAGTTTGTTAACCCTATATTTTTCCATCAATTCGAGGAACTTCTTCGGGTTGAAACGCCCCATATATGTTATCTGTGAAGCGCCGACTGTAAGTGCAACGCCTAGAGGGCTCCAGAACCACTTTGCCCACCCCGGAGAGGTAGTAGACCATAGCAGCTCATCCGGCTTTGCATCCCACCAGTAGCCTGCATTGGTCTTGTAAAAGCAGTACATCCATTTATGGTCGTGCAGCACCCCTTTTGGCTCTCCAGTAGTTCCTGAAGTGTAGTTTATTGTCATGATATCTGCAGCTTTTACATCCACTTTCTCAAAATTTCTCGATGCTTTCTTAATTTCATCATCGTATGAAATCCAGCCGTTTCTTTCTCCCCTTACAATTATAAAATTCTTTAGAGGCGTTTTATCTTTTATGTTGTCAATATGTTCTGCAGCATTGGGAGAGGCAACTATAGTTTTCGCCCCACAGTTATTTGCCCTGTATTCTATATCTTTTTCCCTGAGCATCTCGGGGCACGGAACAATTATCGCCCCTTTTTTAAAAGCACCAATTTGAATCGAAAAAACTTCAGGAAGTCTCGGGAGCGTGACCATGATCCTGCCGCCCTTCTCCACATTCAGGCCTTTCAATAAATTCCCAAATTGATTGGCAAGGTCTCTCAATCTCCAGTAAGGTATCATCTTTTCCTTTCCCTCCTCATTTTCCCAGTAAATCGCTACCTTTCCTCTGTCCTTGGCATGTTCATCAACAGCATTTGCTATCGTATAATCTTCAGGAATATCCCACTCGAAATTTTTATTCCATTCCTCATAGTTGCCCATATCTTTCACCATCCATTGGATGAGAACAACGCATTTAACCATTTCGCTCCGATTTTTTATAAATATTTTTATATGATAAAGCATATCATTATCGGTGTTCGGAAAATATGACCTGAATGTGGACTTAAAAGAGCAGGACATCGAAATTTTGATGGAGGGCAGAGGCAAGAGGAGGCGTTACTACCGCAGGGTAGGAGACGAAGAAGTAGAAAAGTTCATACATGCGGAAGGCGGCAGCCTGGTAATTTGTCCTGTTGAACCCGTCAATATACCGGATGCGACCATATCAGAACATCTGCTAATAGAGTTTGACAAGCCATTGGTGATCGAGCCAGGGATTAAAAATACTTTTTATGCCAAATTTCCAGTCGAAATAGGCATTTTTCTCGTAGACAAAAAAGATGTTGAGGAAATAGACATATTTACCAAAACAAAGCCAAAATATACGCTTTATGGGCCTCCAGAAAGCGGTATCGTGTGCAAGTGGTGGAAAAGCGACCTA from Candidatus Thermoplasmatota archaeon carries:
- a CDS encoding DUF432 domain-containing protein; the protein is MFGKYDLNVDLKEQDIEILMEGRGKRRRYYRRVGDEEVEKFIHAEGGSLVICPVEPVNIPDATISEHLLIEFDKPLVIEPGIKNTFYAKFPVEIGIFLVDKKDVEEIDIFTKTKPKYTLYGPPESGIVCKWWKSDLYAEKPEVGRLYEGIVKVDIMNGYYEWVELKKFVLRAFDMKIFYDDHAYMRAHLKILKKTMGETTFSTRKPKNMQESIDIYLAKGIKKLEKKFVMEWRFK
- a CDS encoding AMP-binding protein, coding for MGNYEEWNKNFEWDIPEDYTIANAVDEHAKDRGKVAIYWENEEGKEKMIPYWRLRDLANQFGNLLKGLNVEKGGRIMVTLPRLPEVFSIQIGAFKKGAIIVPCPEMLREKDIEYRANNCGAKTIVASPNAAEHIDNIKDKTPLKNFIIVRGERNGWISYDDEIKKASRNFEKVDVKAADIMTINYTSGTTGEPKGVLHDHKWMYCFYKTNAGYWWDAKPDELLWSTTSPGWAKWFWSPLGVALTVGASQITYMGRFNPKKFLELMEKYRVNKLCSTPTEYRIWAQEDLEAYDLSDMKKFLSAGEALNREVIDRFKNAYGLTIYDGYGQTETSGLVCNYHGIEVKYGSMGKPMPGSGVKIVDEDGNALPPGKIGQIAVPVSHPGLMVGYWGGKKLQDVAVNGWYLTGDLAKMDENGYFWFEGRADDVIKASGYRIGPFEVEDALVKHPAVVEAAVVASPDKIRGNIVKAFVVLAGGYEPSDEMVKELQNFVKKETAPYKYPREIEFVDELPKTISGKIRRVELRARERKKKEI